One window of Maridesulfovibrio ferrireducens genomic DNA carries:
- the secF gene encoding protein translocase subunit SecF, with product MGLQIIKPDTHIDFIGFKRKAFMISAILILLGLCSLVIKGGPKYGIDFAGGIVVQVKFDKFVEVKEVKNALKGTELPGLVVQSFGHADDNEILIRTSTSTVTSQDIRERINSEFKTNLKGTQFEIQRLEMVGPKVGADLRTKAIEALYFAVLLIAIYISGRFEKRWFAAAIMAGGLFGGISVLELAGMSTSVLIFAALIITVGLCWYLKLNYALGAIVALIHDVLITVGIFSLMGKEFDLTIIAALLTIIGYSLNDTIIVFDRIRENIHGKVGKTFADTINISINQTLSRTILTSGTTLLVVIALFVLGGGVIHDFALALLIGVGVGTYSSIFVASPILLGVGASKTDEDIAEADAA from the coding sequence ATGGGATTGCAAATAATTAAACCCGATACTCATATTGATTTTATCGGATTCAAACGTAAAGCATTCATGATTTCCGCTATTTTGATTCTGCTTGGACTATGCTCCTTGGTAATAAAGGGCGGCCCCAAGTACGGTATCGACTTTGCCGGCGGTATTGTAGTTCAGGTTAAGTTTGATAAGTTTGTTGAAGTTAAAGAAGTTAAAAATGCCCTTAAAGGCACAGAACTTCCAGGGCTTGTAGTTCAAAGCTTCGGGCATGCTGATGATAATGAAATTCTCATCAGAACCTCTACTTCAACAGTAACTTCTCAGGATATTCGCGAAAGAATTAATAGCGAGTTTAAAACGAATCTGAAAGGTACTCAATTTGAGATTCAACGTCTTGAGATGGTCGGTCCCAAAGTTGGTGCCGATTTAAGAACTAAGGCGATTGAAGCTCTTTATTTTGCGGTACTTCTGATTGCAATTTATATCTCAGGACGTTTTGAGAAACGTTGGTTTGCAGCGGCTATTATGGCTGGTGGACTCTTCGGCGGAATCAGCGTCCTGGAACTGGCGGGAATGTCTACTTCTGTACTCATTTTTGCCGCATTGATAATTACTGTGGGATTATGCTGGTACTTGAAGCTTAATTATGCACTAGGGGCAATTGTCGCCCTTATTCATGATGTGCTTATAACTGTCGGGATATTCTCATTAATGGGTAAAGAATTTGATCTTACCATTATAGCCGCTTTGTTGACTATTATCGGTTATTCACTGAACGATACTATCATTGTTTTTGACCGCATCCGTGAAAATATTCATGGTAAAGTGGGCAAGACCTTTGCAGATACTATCAATATTAGTATTAACCAGACACTCAGCAGAACAATTCTGACTTCAGGCACAACATTGCTTGTTGTTATTGCTTTGTTTGTTCTTGGCGGCGGAGTTATTCATGACTTTGCTCTAGCACTGTTAATAGGTGTTGGTGTCGGTACTTATTCATCAATCTTTGTTGCAAGCCCGATTCTTCTTGGAGTTGGAGCCAGCAAAACAGATGAAGATATCGCAGAAGCTGACGCTGCATAA
- the secD gene encoding protein translocase subunit SecD, translated as MNGSLRWRIALTLLVIVLGGLYLLPTMPAVQNSAMARFLPNDKISLGLDLKGGIHLTLGVDMDKAMDNTLSRLGDDLRAVAREEGMIVLQPHVLAGEKIEAVLLKKEQREKLESLVKKDFNNLSVVSTVVKPDGKVTYIFAPTSEFKKYLTKLTMDQAIKTIRNRIDQFGVAEPDIRKQQGNRIQIQLPGMQDPERAIKIIGKTAHLEFKLVDDTADIEKAAKGIVAPGREVTVIRHRLPDGSYIEKPIVLKKEAMLTGEFINDAQTRFDQFNKPYVTLSFNNRGARIFERITGENIKKRMAIVLDGKVYSAPTIQDRISGGKASITGSYSTDEAHDLAIVLRAGSLPAPVNILEQRTVGPSLGQESIDKGITAAVVGSILVLIFMLVYYSFAGLVADVVLVLNVILILAGLAAFGATLTLPGIAGIILTIGMAVDANVIIFERIREELRRGLTAKAAIVEGYSRATLTILDANITTVIAAIILYQFGTGPIRGFAVTLTLGILTSMFTAIFVTRIMFDLYTSKRAADAPLSI; from the coding sequence ATGAACGGGAGTCTTCGTTGGAGAATTGCTCTGACTCTGTTGGTGATTGTGCTTGGAGGTCTTTACCTTCTGCCTACAATGCCTGCGGTTCAGAATTCGGCCATGGCTCGTTTCCTGCCGAATGACAAAATCAGTTTAGGCCTTGACCTCAAGGGTGGTATCCATCTGACCCTAGGGGTAGATATGGATAAAGCTATGGACAATACTCTTTCCCGCCTCGGTGACGACCTTAGAGCCGTTGCCAGAGAAGAGGGAATGATTGTTCTACAGCCCCATGTGCTTGCAGGCGAAAAAATTGAAGCTGTTTTGCTCAAAAAAGAGCAGCGGGAAAAATTGGAATCTTTGGTTAAAAAAGATTTCAATAACTTGAGTGTCGTCAGCACGGTTGTAAAACCTGACGGCAAAGTCACTTACATCTTTGCTCCAACTTCGGAATTTAAGAAGTATCTAACTAAGCTCACAATGGATCAGGCTATTAAAACTATCCGCAACCGTATTGACCAGTTCGGTGTTGCAGAGCCTGACATCCGTAAGCAGCAAGGAAATCGTATTCAGATTCAGCTGCCCGGTATGCAGGACCCTGAGAGAGCTATCAAAATTATCGGTAAAACAGCTCATCTTGAATTCAAGCTTGTTGATGATACTGCTGATATTGAAAAAGCCGCTAAAGGTATTGTTGCTCCAGGCCGCGAAGTGACTGTTATCAGACACAGACTGCCTGACGGTTCTTATATTGAAAAACCGATTGTTCTTAAAAAAGAAGCAATGCTTACCGGTGAATTTATTAATGATGCGCAGACTCGTTTCGACCAGTTCAATAAACCTTACGTAACTCTCAGTTTTAATAACAGAGGGGCAAGGATCTTTGAACGTATTACAGGCGAGAATATTAAAAAGCGCATGGCGATTGTACTTGACGGTAAGGTTTATTCCGCTCCTACTATTCAGGATCGTATCAGCGGCGGTAAAGCAAGTATTACCGGAAGTTATTCTACTGATGAAGCGCATGACCTCGCTATAGTGCTCAGAGCCGGATCACTTCCTGCTCCGGTTAATATTCTGGAACAAAGAACAGTCGGACCTTCTCTTGGACAGGAGTCTATTGATAAGGGCATAACCGCTGCAGTTGTAGGTAGTATTCTTGTACTGATTTTCATGCTTGTATACTACAGCTTTGCAGGACTTGTTGCGGACGTCGTACTTGTTCTTAATGTTATCCTGATTCTTGCCGGACTGGCTGCTTTCGGAGCTACTCTGACTCTTCCGGGTATAGCAGGTATTATTCTTACCATCGGTATGGCTGTTGATGCGAATGTAATCATCTTTGAACGCATTCGTGAGGAATTAAGAAGAGGGCTTACAGCAAAAGCTGCAATCGTCGAAGGTTACAGCAGAGCAACTCTCACTATTCTTGATGCCAATATCACAACTGTGATTGCAGCTATTATTCTTTACCAATTCGGTACCGGGCCGATCCGGGGATTTGCGGTAACACTGACTCTTGGTATTCTTACCTCGATGTTTACTGCAATTTTTGTCACCCGCATCATGTTCGATCTTTACACCTCCAAGCGTGCCGCTGATGCGCCGCTGAGCATTTAG
- the rfbD gene encoding dTDP-4-dehydrorhamnose reductase — MIELKGKKAIILGGRTGLLGQTLTETLKKNEVITIPLSRNDFDPLEEQSLTAFFEREEPDFIFNTIAYTMVDQAEDDKNKAHLLNTTLPVILGRIAKTHNAKLIHFSTDFVFDGKNDSPYTEKDKTNPKSVYGATKLAGEEKLLAIGYENILIIRTAWLFGPYKTNFVQKILKFARERDSLSIVHDQTGSPTYTPDLSEYTVALLKSDANGIFNIVNSGKASWCELATEAINCAGINCLVNPVPSSSYPTKAARPSYSVLDTSKFTETTGINPRPWVQALRDYLYNDLNNDL, encoded by the coding sequence ATGATTGAATTAAAAGGCAAAAAGGCTATTATACTAGGCGGTAGAACAGGTCTTTTAGGACAAACGCTAACTGAAACACTAAAGAAAAACGAAGTTATAACCATTCCGCTTTCGCGAAATGACTTTGATCCCTTAGAGGAACAGTCTCTTACAGCTTTTTTTGAACGGGAAGAACCTGACTTCATATTCAATACAATTGCCTATACAATGGTAGATCAGGCTGAAGATGATAAAAACAAAGCTCACCTCCTCAATACAACTCTCCCTGTAATACTCGGTAGAATCGCAAAAACACACAACGCCAAGCTTATACATTTCAGCACAGATTTTGTCTTTGATGGCAAAAACGACTCACCGTACACTGAAAAAGACAAAACAAACCCAAAATCAGTATACGGTGCAACCAAACTTGCCGGTGAAGAAAAACTTTTAGCTATCGGCTATGAAAACATATTAATAATTAGAACAGCATGGCTGTTCGGACCTTATAAAACTAATTTCGTTCAAAAAATTTTGAAATTTGCCCGCGAACGTGATTCTTTAAGTATCGTCCATGATCAAACCGGCTCCCCGACGTATACTCCCGATCTTTCTGAATACACAGTTGCGCTTTTAAAAAGTGATGCCAATGGCATATTCAACATTGTCAACTCAGGCAAAGCAAGCTGGTGCGAACTGGCAACAGAAGCCATCAACTGCGCTGGTATCAACTGTCTTGTAAACCCGGTACCATCAAGCTCCTATCCCACAAAGGCCGCAAGACCGTCTTACTCTGTCCTCGACACATCAAAATTCACCGAAACAACAGGAATAAATCCACGCCCGTGGGTCCAGGCGCTGAGAGACTATCTCTACAACGATCTTAATAACGACTTATAA
- a CDS encoding aldehyde ferredoxin oxidoreductase family protein, with product MPRILRINTRTKEFNFEELGEYAGLGGRGLTSRLVNKEVPADSHPLSASNKLVFAAGILAHSGAANSGRLSCGAKSPLTGGIKESNSGGQFAQVLPKLDILAIVFEDKPAQDAPFSILEIYADKVVFKDASAIVGKDNYPAHEELKKVYGEKAVTALAGPAGEQCLTASTIQFSDPHNHPARSAGRGGLGAVMGSKKIKAVVLDPAASGRGKAVDQDKFKVARKRWTEILTGHPVTGEGLAAYGTCILVNIINEAGALPTKNFRNGRFDDVAEISGEKIAEIIESRNGKTKEGCHTGCVIQCSQRYNDKNGDYLTSGFEYETVWGFGANCLVKDIDVIATMDRVCDEKGIDTIEMGCTMGVAMDGGILEWGDGEAALALLRKVGTADPMGRIIGNGTVFAGKAFGVDRIPTVKGQSLPAYDPRSVKGIGVTYATTPMGGDHTAGYAVATNILKIGGDIDPLSREGQIELSKNLQIATAAIDALGLCLFVAFAVLDTEDAVQCICDMVSASHGIEFTTDDFIALGVNTLKNELEFNANAGFTKFDDQLPRFFSEETLEPHNTIWDYSVEELQAAKV from the coding sequence ATGCCCAGAATCCTTAGAATCAATACTCGTACTAAAGAATTTAATTTTGAAGAACTTGGCGAATACGCTGGACTTGGTGGTCGCGGACTTACTTCTAGACTTGTAAATAAAGAAGTTCCAGCTGACAGCCATCCGCTTTCCGCATCAAATAAATTGGTTTTTGCTGCTGGCATCCTTGCTCATTCCGGTGCAGCTAACTCCGGCAGACTTTCCTGCGGAGCCAAATCTCCTCTGACTGGTGGTATTAAAGAAAGTAACTCCGGTGGTCAGTTTGCTCAGGTTTTGCCTAAGCTTGATATTCTGGCAATTGTTTTTGAAGATAAACCAGCTCAAGATGCACCGTTTTCAATTCTTGAAATTTACGCTGACAAAGTTGTGTTCAAAGACGCTTCAGCCATAGTTGGAAAAGATAACTACCCAGCACATGAAGAATTAAAAAAAGTGTATGGCGAAAAGGCTGTGACTGCTTTGGCTGGACCTGCCGGTGAACAGTGTCTTACAGCTTCAACCATTCAGTTCTCTGACCCGCATAATCATCCAGCCAGATCTGCCGGACGTGGTGGTCTGGGTGCAGTTATGGGCTCTAAAAAGATCAAGGCTGTTGTTCTTGATCCTGCAGCTTCAGGCCGAGGTAAAGCCGTTGATCAAGATAAGTTTAAGGTAGCTCGTAAACGCTGGACTGAAATTCTGACAGGTCATCCAGTAACAGGTGAAGGCCTTGCTGCATATGGTACTTGTATTCTCGTTAATATCATTAACGAAGCAGGCGCACTTCCTACAAAGAACTTCCGTAATGGTCGTTTTGACGATGTTGCTGAAATTTCAGGTGAAAAAATTGCTGAAATTATTGAATCCCGTAACGGTAAGACAAAAGAAGGCTGTCATACCGGTTGTGTTATTCAGTGTTCACAGCGTTACAACGATAAAAATGGTGATTACCTGACTTCAGGTTTTGAATATGAAACAGTCTGGGGCTTCGGTGCTAACTGTTTAGTTAAAGATATTGATGTCATCGCGACTATGGACCGTGTTTGTGACGAAAAGGGTATTGATACCATTGAAATGGGTTGTACCATGGGCGTTGCAATGGATGGTGGCATTCTAGAATGGGGTGATGGCGAAGCCGCTCTTGCGCTCCTTAGAAAGGTCGGTACTGCTGATCCTATGGGACGCATTATCGGTAACGGAACTGTTTTCGCAGGTAAGGCTTTCGGAGTTGACCGTATTCCTACCGTTAAAGGACAGAGTCTTCCAGCTTACGATCCTCGCTCAGTAAAAGGTATCGGCGTTACTTATGCCACAACCCCTATGGGTGGTGACCATACTGCAGGATACGCAGTTGCTACCAATATCCTTAAAATCGGTGGCGATATTGATCCTCTTTCCAGAGAAGGTCAGATTGAGCTTTCCAAGAATCTCCAGATTGCTACTGCGGCAATTGATGCTTTAGGACTTTGCCTCTTTGTTGCCTTTGCAGTTCTTGATACAGAAGATGCTGTTCAGTGTATCTGTGACATGGTTTCAGCTTCTCACGGTATTGAGTTTACTACTGATGACTTTATTGCTTTGGGTGTAAACACTCTTAAAAACGAGCTTGAATTCAACGCTAACGCAGGATTCACAAAGTTTGACGATCAGCTTCCTCGCTTCTTCAGCGAAGAAACTCTTGAGCCACACAACACTATCTGGGATTACTCAGTAGAAGAACTTCAGGCTGCTAAAGTTTAA
- a CDS encoding STAS domain-containing protein, giving the protein MELKFKHVDEITIVELDSPELNHVVSHDFQRQIAPLFDEKKFNIALDMGNVDFMDSMGIGTLITLRNKLMKEKGSIAMFNLSDRVKKIIDIAALHKIFSLYDSEDEAVEGLKQQLLA; this is encoded by the coding sequence ATGGAACTTAAATTCAAACATGTCGATGAAATAACCATTGTTGAACTAGACTCTCCGGAACTTAATCATGTCGTCAGCCATGATTTTCAACGTCAGATTGCACCCCTTTTTGATGAGAAGAAATTCAACATAGCACTTGATATGGGTAATGTTGACTTCATGGACAGCATGGGAATCGGAACTTTGATTACCCTGCGCAACAAGCTCATGAAGGAAAAAGGAAGCATTGCAATGTTTAATCTAAGTGATCGAGTTAAAAAGATCATTGATATAGCTGCATTGCACAAAATCTTTTCCCTCTATGATTCAGAAGATGAAGCCGTAGAAGGATTAAAACAGCAACTTTTAGCTTAG
- a CDS encoding nucleoside recognition domain-containing protein, translated as MNKISLILTSSYDILKNAVNISLNLFKIMIPVVIAVKILQEMNLIGYIAAPLAPIMKLVGLPSEMGLVWATAMINNIYSGLIVFLSLAQDSPLSAAQATILGTMILVAHSMPIELRVVQSSGPRLFFQAVIRFAGALLIGMLLNFIYSYYDLLQSPAHIVLTSDSSVIDKTLPMWALGEIKNFISIFLIILSLLIIMKVLTKLRIIAAIDFLLRPLLKLMGIGPKASALTVVGLTMGLSYGGGMIIHETKSGKIDKKDVFYSLTLMGLCHSVVEDTFLLMMIGGHISGLFWGRLIFAIVVVAILVQLTKILPEKFCDKYLWSIPKNFNIQKG; from the coding sequence ATGAATAAAATATCATTAATTCTTACTTCCAGTTACGACATTCTTAAAAATGCTGTAAACATTTCACTGAATCTTTTTAAAATAATGATTCCGGTTGTTATTGCTGTAAAAATTCTTCAAGAAATGAATCTGATCGGCTATATTGCAGCACCGCTTGCCCCGATAATGAAACTTGTCGGCCTTCCCAGTGAGATGGGGCTTGTATGGGCGACAGCAATGATCAACAACATCTACAGCGGTCTCATCGTATTTCTCAGCCTTGCTCAAGACTCGCCTCTTTCAGCTGCACAAGCCACCATACTCGGCACAATGATTCTAGTGGCGCACTCTATGCCTATAGAACTTAGAGTTGTACAAAGCTCAGGCCCGAGATTATTTTTTCAGGCTGTCATAAGATTCGCAGGAGCATTACTAATAGGTATGCTTCTTAATTTTATTTACAGCTATTATGACCTTTTACAAAGTCCGGCTCACATCGTTTTAACATCAGACTCTTCCGTCATTGATAAAACTTTACCAATGTGGGCTCTGGGAGAAATTAAAAATTTCATTTCTATCTTCCTGATTATTCTCTCACTGCTGATAATAATGAAGGTTCTCACAAAACTGAGAATTATTGCCGCCATTGACTTCCTTCTGCGCCCGTTGCTTAAATTGATGGGCATCGGTCCAAAGGCTTCAGCCCTTACAGTTGTAGGCCTTACCATGGGCCTTTCATATGGTGGCGGCATGATTATTCATGAGACTAAATCGGGTAAAATTGACAAAAAAGACGTTTTCTATTCGCTAACACTGATGGGGCTATGTCATAGTGTTGTCGAAGATACATTTCTATTAATGATGATTGGTGGGCATATTTCAGGATTATTTTGGGGAAGACTGATCTTCGCAATTGTAGTTGTAGCAATACTTGTGCAGTTAACCAAAATTCTACCTGAAAAATTCTGTGATAAATATTTATGGAGTATTCCAAAAAACTTTAACATACAAAAGGGATAA
- a CDS encoding 4Fe-4S binding protein, with protein MPKISPALLRNSIQCLMTIFCVWTGYRFYLFYQWMIGNSSIAVAKPGAVEGFLPISALLSFKQLLTEGIYDEVHPAGLTIFIAVLVMSLILRKGFCGYICPVGFISNLLNRLGLKTKRTITVKGKLEFILLLPKYIAMTFFVYAIFFKMGSREISSFIHSGYNFTAEAKMLNFFTNLGLIPSISIAAIVLLSIFIPYFWCRFLCPYGALLGILSKLSPVAVKRDQDLCIDCGKCTKVCPGGIQVDTMTTVNSAECVGCTQCIGSCPVPDCLNLTDRLSRKRIPWGTIAIGSLFILMLYYATAVFTNHWNSPMPFEMLRGYYLNM; from the coding sequence ATGCCTAAAATATCCCCCGCTTTATTGCGAAATTCTATCCAATGCCTGATGACTATATTCTGTGTATGGACAGGATATCGTTTCTACCTTTTCTATCAATGGATGATTGGTAATTCCAGCATTGCCGTTGCAAAACCCGGTGCTGTCGAAGGCTTTCTACCTATCAGTGCCCTGCTTTCATTTAAGCAATTACTTACAGAAGGTATTTACGACGAGGTTCACCCTGCGGGACTGACAATCTTTATTGCAGTACTAGTTATGTCGCTAATCCTTCGTAAAGGTTTTTGCGGATACATTTGCCCAGTGGGCTTCATAAGCAACCTGCTGAACCGCTTAGGGTTAAAAACAAAACGCACAATTACAGTTAAGGGTAAACTAGAATTTATTTTGCTGCTCCCCAAATACATCGCCATGACATTTTTTGTTTATGCGATTTTTTTCAAAATGGGTTCCAGAGAAATATCATCGTTTATTCATTCAGGATATAATTTTACAGCAGAAGCAAAGATGCTTAATTTTTTCACTAATCTTGGATTAATCCCTTCCATCAGCATAGCGGCAATTGTTCTGCTCAGTATTTTTATACCCTACTTCTGGTGCCGTTTTTTATGCCCATACGGAGCTCTGCTTGGAATACTTTCTAAGCTCTCTCCGGTTGCAGTAAAAAGAGATCAGGATTTATGTATAGATTGCGGAAAATGCACAAAAGTATGTCCGGGTGGAATTCAAGTTGATACAATGACAACCGTTAACTCCGCTGAATGCGTAGGATGCACACAGTGCATCGGAAGTTGCCCTGTGCCTGATTGTCTAAACCTGACGGACAGACTGAGTCGTAAAAGAATCCCTTGGGGGACCATAGCAATTGGAAGCTTATTTATACTTATGCTATACTACGCGACAGCAGTCTTCACCAATCATTGGAATTCTCCGATGCCATTTGAAATGCTTCGCGGATATTATTTAAACATGTAA
- a CDS encoding response regulator: MHDLPRVLTIDDDEAVRLSIAHYLEDSGYKVLQAANGSDGLDIFRSETPDIVLLDLRMPEMDGLSVLKELGQEAPQTPVIVVSGTGSFEDVVATLRLGAWDYIAKPITDLKDLESSILRTRDRARLLVENEKYKEELEIKIRERTEEIQRTNMILSEEITARKTSERLVRASLAEKEVMLKEIHHRVKNNLQVISSLLSLQSGYTDDNKASNLLRECQHRVRSMAMLHERLYRSDDLSRIDMREYAFTLMNFLLRSYSIDDKVQPQFDINDVHLGIDSAIPCGLIINELLSNSLRHAFPDNREGILFVSMSREGDNINLTVSDNGIGLPDDFKIGNTKTLGMTLVETLAQQLSGKLIIKKTNGTSFQIIFPVKTHAC, from the coding sequence ATGCATGACCTTCCCCGAGTACTAACGATTGATGACGATGAAGCTGTCAGACTCTCTATTGCACACTATCTTGAAGATAGTGGATATAAAGTATTACAAGCTGCAAACGGCTCAGATGGACTTGATATTTTTAGATCAGAAACTCCGGATATTGTTCTTCTAGACTTAAGAATGCCTGAAATGGACGGCCTTTCCGTTCTTAAAGAACTAGGACAGGAAGCTCCGCAAACCCCTGTTATCGTCGTTTCCGGAACCGGTTCATTTGAGGATGTAGTTGCAACGCTCCGGCTTGGAGCTTGGGATTACATAGCAAAGCCTATTACGGACTTAAAAGATCTTGAATCCTCAATTTTGCGAACGCGGGACCGGGCCAGACTTCTTGTTGAAAATGAAAAATATAAAGAAGAACTGGAAATTAAAATACGGGAACGCACAGAAGAAATCCAAAGAACCAACATGATTCTTTCAGAAGAAATTACAGCTCGAAAGACCTCTGAAAGATTAGTCCGGGCGTCACTTGCAGAAAAAGAAGTTATGCTGAAAGAAATTCACCATCGTGTAAAAAACAACCTTCAAGTTATTTCCAGCTTGCTCAGCCTTCAAAGCGGTTACACTGACGATAATAAAGCCAGCAACCTTTTGCGGGAGTGTCAGCATAGAGTTCGTTCAATGGCAATGCTCCACGAAAGACTTTACCGTTCCGACGACCTTTCACGAATAGATATGCGCGAATATGCGTTTACACTTATGAACTTTCTACTGAGATCATATTCTATCGACGACAAGGTGCAGCCCCAATTTGACATCAATGATGTTCATCTTGGTATAGATTCCGCAATACCGTGCGGGTTGATTATCAATGAACTGCTTTCCAATTCCCTCAGACACGCTTTCCCCGACAATAGAGAAGGAATTCTATTTGTTTCCATGTCCCGGGAAGGCGACAATATAAATCTGACTGTCTCAGATAATGGAATAGGCTTGCCCGATGATTTCAAAATAGGAAACACAAAGACACTGGGAATGACGCTCGTCGAAACCCTCGCACAGCAACTCTCTGGAAAATTGATAATTAAGAAAACAAATGGAACCTCTTTCCAGATAATTTTTCCCGTTAAAACTCATGCTTGCTAG
- a CDS encoding Rid family detoxifying hydrolase — protein sequence MNVTTVNTEKAPAAIGPYSQATVYNGQAYVSGQLGLSPQTGEFVSDGLEAQTRQALENLKAILEACGSSLNKVIAVDIFLTDMSGFAILNSVYSEYFTDHKPARAAIEVSALPKGGIVEIKCIAAV from the coding sequence ATGAATGTAACCACCGTTAATACGGAAAAAGCACCTGCAGCAATCGGCCCTTACTCACAGGCAACCGTGTATAATGGACAGGCTTATGTCAGTGGACAGCTTGGCCTTTCCCCGCAAACAGGTGAATTCGTATCAGACGGACTTGAAGCACAGACCAGACAAGCTCTCGAAAACCTGAAAGCAATTCTGGAAGCATGCGGCAGTTCTCTGAACAAAGTAATCGCCGTTGATATTTTTCTAACGGACATGTCCGGCTTCGCAATACTTAATTCAGTATATTCAGAGTATTTTACAGATCACAAACCTGCCAGAGCCGCAATTGAAGTCAGCGCTCTTCCCAAAGGCGGAATTGTCGAAATTAAGTGCATCGCTGCAGTATAA
- a CDS encoding tRNA (cytidine(34)-2'-O)-methyltransferase, producing the protein MNPFSIVLFEPEIPPNTGNIARLCAGTDTKLHLIEPLGFSISDKHLKRAGLDYWPNVKLSVWKNWQDFRDNTEIGRLITTSAKRGAPLFNFEFKPGDHLVFGPETRGLPEWMFEDITHAINIPTNKKIRSLNLSTSAGIILYQALASLNDDTLFE; encoded by the coding sequence ATGAACCCTTTCAGTATAGTTCTTTTTGAACCTGAAATTCCACCCAACACTGGCAATATCGCCAGACTTTGCGCAGGCACAGATACTAAACTGCACCTTATTGAGCCGCTAGGCTTTTCAATATCAGATAAACACTTAAAGCGTGCCGGCCTTGATTACTGGCCGAACGTTAAACTTTCTGTATGGAAAAACTGGCAGGATTTCAGGGATAACACTGAAATCGGCAGACTGATAACAACAAGTGCAAAACGAGGGGCCCCTTTATTCAATTTTGAATTTAAACCAGGCGACCACCTTGTATTCGGACCTGAGACTCGAGGCTTGCCCGAGTGGATGTTTGAAGATATTACGCACGCTATAAATATCCCTACAAACAAAAAGATAAGAAGTTTAAACCTTTCAACTTCAGCCGGAATCATTTTATATCAAGCCCTTGCAAGTCTTAATGATGATACACTGTTTGAATAA
- the rfbB gene encoding dTDP-glucose 4,6-dehydratase, protein MRLLVTGGCGFIGTNFIYLMQERHPDWKIVNLDKLTYAGNRKNLLAIENNADANYSFIHGDICDKTLVRNIIEEYKIEGVVNFAAESHVDRSINDPAPFLTTNIQGAQNLMECARQAGLEKFVHVSTDEVYGTLAKNEPAFTEDNPLIPNSPYSASKAGADLMARAYFETYNFPISITRCSNNYGPYQFPEKLIPLMYTKAVAGEQLPIYGDGSNIRDWIYVDDHCTGVELTLLKGQPGRVYNFGGAAEKTNLELVRELLSILGKDESSITFVKDRPGHDQRYAMDFTVAQNELGFSPSVTFAEGIRKTIQWYQDNELWLEEVKSGSYRDFMAEWYGEQK, encoded by the coding sequence ATGAGACTTCTTGTTACTGGCGGATGCGGTTTTATCGGAACCAATTTTATATACCTGATGCAGGAACGCCACCCGGACTGGAAGATCGTCAATCTAGACAAGCTTACCTATGCCGGAAACAGAAAGAATCTGCTCGCAATTGAAAATAACGCTGATGCTAATTACAGCTTCATTCATGGTGACATCTGTGACAAGACCCTTGTTAGGAACATCATTGAAGAATATAAAATTGAAGGTGTAGTCAATTTCGCTGCTGAATCTCATGTAGACAGATCCATAAATGATCCCGCTCCGTTTTTAACAACCAATATTCAAGGTGCGCAAAATCTGATGGAGTGTGCCCGTCAGGCCGGGCTTGAAAAATTCGTCCACGTCTCGACAGATGAAGTATACGGAACTCTAGCTAAAAACGAGCCGGCTTTTACTGAAGACAATCCTCTGATTCCAAACAGCCCCTACTCCGCATCAAAAGCGGGTGCAGACCTTATGGCTCGTGCTTACTTTGAAACATATAATTTTCCAATATCCATAACAAGATGCTCGAATAATTACGGGCCGTATCAATTCCCGGAAAAATTAATCCCGCTGATGTATACAAAAGCCGTTGCCGGCGAACAACTCCCCATTTACGGAGATGGTTCCAATATAAGGGACTGGATTTATGTAGACGATCATTGCACAGGCGTTGAACTGACACTTTTAAAGGGTCAGCCGGGGCGGGTATACAATTTCGGCGGAGCTGCTGAAAAAACCAATCTTGAACTGGTTCGCGAACTTCTTTCAATACTCGGAAAAGATGAATCTTCGATTACTTTTGTAAAGGACAGACCCGGACATGACCAAAGATATGCCATGGATTTCACTGTTGCCCAGAATGAACTGGGGTTCAGCCCAAGTGTCACCTTTGCTGAAGGAATCCGTAAAACAATCCAGTGGTATCAAGATAATGAACTGTGGCTGGAAGAAGTCAAAAGCGGATCTTACCGGGACTTTATGGCAGAATGGTATGGAGAGCAAAAATGA